Proteins from a genomic interval of Methanofollis formosanus:
- a CDS encoding metallophosphoesterase family protein: MKCVHIADTHLGLAAFHTIDPDTGMNLRERLVYENFLAAVDAIIRVRPDAVVHAGDLFHQVRPKTRAYTTALEGLERLAAAGIPLLVIAGNHSMAKTRYTQSPFAVLEYHGAEVHAAYKYRYEAVELGDTLFHLIPNMLEAGDYRRAFDEIALSPSGPNLMVTHGLASMVAEKKLHTIAEHEIDSTMISDAFEYIALGHYHGQISVGANAWYSGSIEHCTYGELRDRKGGLVVDTQSGEVTHLDLPKTPMYDLGTVEGAGLSAREIVDAVAGKVEQVGEPHAMCQVTIAGVDRETLRAVGRIGTGDCAGHLLDLKVRAECAEEDRPRLGSEDLAGVDYVAEFGRFLAEKHLPGPKHDYALKKGEEVLKRVIREHAEGDDASA; the protein is encoded by the coding sequence ATGAAATGCGTTCATATCGCCGATACACACCTGGGCCTTGCGGCCTTCCATACGATCGACCCTGATACCGGGATGAACCTGCGGGAGCGGTTGGTCTACGAGAATTTTCTGGCGGCCGTCGACGCGATCATCCGCGTTCGCCCCGACGCCGTCGTCCATGCCGGCGACCTCTTTCACCAGGTCAGGCCCAAGACCCGGGCCTACACCACCGCCCTGGAGGGGCTTGAGCGTCTGGCCGCGGCCGGGATCCCGCTCCTCGTCATCGCCGGCAACCACTCGATGGCGAAGACGCGGTATACCCAGTCCCCCTTCGCCGTCCTGGAGTATCATGGCGCCGAGGTGCATGCCGCCTACAAATATCGGTACGAGGCGGTGGAACTGGGCGACACCCTCTTTCACCTCATCCCGAACATGCTCGAGGCGGGCGACTACCGGCGGGCCTTCGACGAGATCGCCCTCTCCCCGTCAGGCCCCAACCTCATGGTCACCCATGGACTGGCGAGCATGGTCGCCGAGAAGAAACTCCACACCATCGCCGAGCACGAGATCGACAGCACCATGATCTCGGACGCCTTCGAGTACATCGCCCTCGGCCACTACCACGGGCAGATCTCGGTCGGGGCGAATGCATGGTACAGCGGCTCCATCGAGCACTGTACCTATGGAGAACTCAGAGACCGGAAAGGGGGTCTGGTGGTCGACACGCAGAGCGGCGAGGTGACGCATCTCGACCTCCCGAAAACTCCCATGTACGACCTCGGCACCGTGGAGGGCGCGGGGCTCTCGGCCCGCGAGATCGTCGATGCCGTGGCCGGGAAGGTGGAACAGGTCGGCGAACCTCACGCGATGTGCCAGGTCACGATCGCCGGGGTGGACCGGGAGACCCTCCGTGCGGTCGGCAGGATCGGCACCGGCGACTGTGCCGGGCACCTCCTCGACCTGAAGGTCAGGGCCGAATGTGCCGAGGAGGACCGGCCCCGCCTGGGCTCCGAGGACCTCGCGGGCGTCGACTATGTCGCCGAGTTCGGGCGGTTTCTTGCAGAGAAACATCTTCCCGGACCAAAACACGACTACGCCCTCAAAAAGGGAGAAGAAGTGTTGAAGCGGGTGATCAGGGAGCACGCGGAGGGCGACGATGCTTCTGCATAG
- a CDS encoding AAA family ATPase — protein MLLHRLVLRNFKRYREEEIGFRDGITGIVGNNGAGKSSITDAVLFALYGVQGGVDAEYVVSSFAGPKDRCEVRLEFAAGGEEYVVQRTFRKTAGSTQHKASLFMLGGEKQLAEGVSAVAAEVQRVLGMGPADFRSTVFAAQKDLLALLDERPAARKEWFMKMLGIDYLKEEGQAVLKAELDSVEAEIVKAGGALSVIDEESVQEGLEACRAAVAGAGEQVKACHEALSALRAEAKEAGAEVETLEAAEREAIRLAETEGAGRSEIDRLRSKSAALEREVEAVSKNLGDYEALAAAETEYEAIVSTYEEWRGRKHDHDLLVERQNALQAEKVREVERLDALSAALGRLDADAARCRELEPSVTRREEVRGELETLKADEERHRRLCEALRLAEQHFSGVERRAAGLGREVSTLRQKDTERAALEPEVARYDERRRLKEVLDAAAVHHREASRLREEARSVRAEHATLEDLIRNLRRDAAALGDPAMALEEAEQRRATLASALATARAGREAAADRDASARAHLQEIEALGPESCCPTCHQPLRTHYPDLVAGLEEEAAAAEQEVVALDVEIAGTERERVAVEEEIADIAGRCRTLQGLQVEIAAREEALAERARRCDLLMARCEAEDQAVAALGIGAYDPERHEEVVRDLASLSELRARYDRLSGEAAALPGKFEALDALDAEGSTALLAVEVARADCAAHPYDPTRKAGLEEEAGRLEALWQEYVAARARGEGRQKVEEEYAAVKTGLDRLDGALAGCTAEMKVLDFDPETYARLGEERRAAEERHRSYLSLAREAARLPDLKNRLSTLASETGAAETHLAGVLAAQETLGFDPDRLAGVRARARTIAEAAQAQREEVSRLQAEVRHLKEREEELKTKVQQARAIRAAITGFEEEQENLKLTRTLLSEYTTYLLGVVRGHLEGVVGEVLGEITDGRYDTVTFDDDFTLMVNDMGADYPAARFSGGEQDDIAIALRIALSRYLAAMRGMGDPAVLIFDEIFGSQDEERRTNLVRALRTQEAHFPQIFLISHIAEVHEEFETTLRVEPGPGPESHIEEASR, from the coding sequence ATGCTTCTGCATAGACTGGTCCTCCGCAACTTCAAGCGGTACCGCGAGGAGGAGATCGGGTTCCGCGACGGGATCACCGGGATCGTGGGGAACAATGGGGCAGGAAAAAGTTCCATCACTGACGCGGTCCTCTTTGCGCTGTATGGGGTCCAGGGCGGGGTGGACGCCGAGTACGTCGTCTCGTCCTTTGCCGGTCCCAAGGACCGTTGCGAGGTGCGGCTTGAGTTTGCGGCCGGCGGCGAGGAGTACGTCGTCCAGCGTACCTTCAGGAAGACGGCCGGGTCGACGCAGCATAAGGCCTCGCTCTTCATGCTCGGCGGCGAGAAGCAGTTGGCCGAGGGGGTGAGCGCCGTCGCCGCCGAGGTGCAGCGAGTCCTCGGGATGGGGCCTGCAGACTTCAGGAGCACGGTCTTCGCGGCGCAGAAGGACCTGCTCGCTCTCCTGGACGAGCGCCCGGCGGCGCGGAAGGAATGGTTCATGAAGATGCTCGGGATCGACTACCTCAAGGAGGAGGGGCAGGCGGTCCTGAAGGCCGAACTGGACAGTGTCGAGGCCGAGATCGTGAAGGCCGGCGGCGCCCTCTCGGTCATCGACGAGGAGAGCGTTCAGGAGGGCCTTGAGGCATGTCGGGCCGCGGTGGCCGGGGCCGGAGAGCAGGTGAAGGCCTGTCATGAGGCCCTCTCGGCCCTTCGTGCTGAGGCCAAAGAGGCGGGTGCCGAAGTCGAGACCCTCGAGGCGGCCGAGCGGGAGGCGATCAGGCTTGCAGAGACGGAGGGTGCCGGCAGGAGCGAGATCGACCGCCTGAGGTCGAAATCGGCGGCGCTGGAACGCGAGGTGGAAGCGGTCTCGAAGAACCTCGGCGATTACGAAGCCCTCGCCGCCGCGGAGACGGAGTATGAGGCGATCGTCTCCACCTACGAGGAGTGGAGAGGGCGCAAGCACGACCACGACCTCCTTGTGGAACGCCAGAACGCTCTCCAGGCCGAGAAGGTGCGGGAGGTTGAACGGCTCGACGCGCTCTCGGCCGCCCTCGGGCGACTCGACGCCGACGCCGCCCGGTGCCGGGAACTCGAGCCCTCGGTCACGCGGCGTGAAGAGGTGCGAGGAGAACTGGAGACGCTGAAGGCCGACGAGGAGCGGCACCGTCGCCTCTGTGAGGCTCTTCGTCTGGCAGAACAACATTTTTCCGGGGTCGAGAGGAGGGCGGCCGGGCTTGGTCGGGAGGTGTCGACGCTCAGGCAGAAGGACACCGAGCGCGCCGCCCTCGAACCCGAGGTCGCGAGGTACGACGAGCGTCGCCGTCTCAAGGAGGTGCTTGATGCGGCGGCGGTCCACCACCGCGAGGCCTCCCGCCTCCGTGAGGAGGCCCGGTCGGTGAGGGCTGAGCATGCCACGCTGGAAGACCTCATCCGGAACCTCCGCCGCGATGCAGCGGCACTCGGCGACCCGGCCATGGCCCTTGAAGAGGCAGAACAGCGGCGTGCGACGCTCGCCTCGGCCCTCGCCACCGCCAGGGCCGGCCGCGAGGCCGCAGCCGACCGGGATGCATCGGCACGGGCGCACCTGCAGGAGATCGAGGCGCTCGGCCCGGAGTCGTGCTGTCCCACCTGCCACCAGCCCCTCAGGACGCACTATCCCGACCTGGTCGCCGGCCTGGAGGAGGAGGCCGCCGCGGCCGAACAGGAGGTCGTCGCCCTGGACGTCGAGATCGCCGGGACCGAACGTGAGCGAGTAGCGGTTGAGGAGGAGATCGCCGACATCGCCGGGCGGTGCCGCACTCTCCAGGGGCTTCAGGTCGAGATCGCTGCTCGAGAAGAAGCCCTCGCCGAACGGGCCCGCCGGTGCGACCTCCTTATGGCCCGGTGCGAGGCCGAGGACCAGGCGGTCGCCGCCCTCGGCATCGGTGCCTACGATCCCGAGCGTCATGAAGAGGTCGTCAGGGACCTCGCGTCCCTATCAGAACTCAGGGCCCGGTATGACCGGCTGTCAGGAGAAGCCGCGGCCCTGCCCGGGAAATTCGAGGCCCTTGACGCCCTTGACGCCGAGGGGAGCACGGCCCTCCTTGCCGTCGAGGTGGCGCGGGCCGACTGTGCGGCACACCCCTATGACCCGACCAGGAAGGCCGGGCTCGAGGAGGAGGCCGGGCGCCTGGAGGCGCTCTGGCAGGAGTACGTCGCGGCGAGGGCCAGGGGGGAGGGCCGGCAGAAGGTGGAGGAAGAGTACGCCGCGGTGAAGACGGGCCTCGACCGTCTGGACGGGGCACTGGCAGGATGCACTGCGGAGATGAAGGTCCTGGACTTCGATCCTGAGACCTATGCCCGGCTCGGTGAGGAACGGCGGGCGGCCGAAGAGCGGCACCGCAGTTATCTTTCCCTGGCCAGGGAGGCGGCCCGCCTCCCTGACCTGAAGAACCGGCTCTCGACGCTTGCGTCGGAGACCGGTGCGGCCGAAACGCATCTCGCCGGGGTGCTGGCGGCCCAGGAAACTCTGGGCTTCGACCCCGACCGTCTCGCCGGCGTGCGTGCCCGGGCCCGCACCATCGCCGAAGCGGCCCAGGCACAGCGGGAAGAGGTGAGCAGACTCCAGGCTGAGGTCAGGCATCTGAAGGAGCGCGAGGAAGAGCTGAAGACAAAAGTGCAGCAGGCCCGTGCGATCAGGGCCGCGATCACCGGCTTCGAAGAAGAACAGGAGAACCTGAAACTGACCCGCACCCTCCTCTCCGAGTACACCACCTATCTCCTCGGGGTCGTGCGCGGGCACCTGGAAGGCGTCGTCGGCGAGGTGCTCGGCGAGATCACCGACGGCCGCTACGACACCGTCACCTTCGACGACGACTTCACCCTCATGGTCAACGACATGGGCGCCGACTACCCGGCCGCACGCTTCTCAGGCGGCGAGCAGGACGACATCGCTATCGCCCTGCGCATCGCCCTCTCCAGGTACCTGGCGGCCATGCGCGGGATGGGCGACCCGGCGGTCCTGATCTTCGACGAGATCTTCGGGAGCCAGGACGAGGAGCGGCGGACCAACCTGG